One Onthophagus taurus isolate NC chromosome 11, IU_Otau_3.0, whole genome shotgun sequence genomic window carries:
- the LOC111425048 gene encoding uncharacterized protein, producing MFFTIFIVLIIAYLPTSNGHGRLIEPPSRASAWRYGFNTPPDYNDHESFCGGFTRQWVKNSGKCGICGDAWDSSVPRPHEFGGTFGKGVIVRNYFPNSEVPIKVELTASHMGYFTFSLCPDYKNPTEKCLEDNFLDNSHPQNEVDHKTKRFYPKDGNKIYEMTFKLPPQLSCKHCLLIWRYISGNNWGDCPNGTSSIGCGPQEEFRACADISVSDKFEITTRIPFQTTQTTFINTSSTTTPIQENVYSPLNSILIILITFLIVCLGMFMIYFYFYQVGKRIKDWIDKILCINDHQNEKDAKNDSNSKESNEIGSFPVVPPRNKKNKPVGDVDMEEIDLNTVQVL from the exons atgttttttacgattttcatCGTTTTAATCATCGCATATTTACCAACATCAAACGGACACGGAAGATTAATTGAACCTCCAAGTCGAGCTTCAGCTTGGAGATATGGATTTAACACACCCCCAGATTACAATGATCACGAATCGTTTTGTGGCGGATTTACCCGGCAATGGGTGAAGAATTCTGGTAAATGTGGGATTTGTGGAGATGCTTGGGATTCAAG tgtTCCACGTCCTCATGAATTCGGCGGTACTTTTGGTAAAGGTGTTATCgttagaaattattttccaaacaGTGAAGTTCCAATAAAAGTCGAATTAACCGCCTCGCATATGGgatattttacattttcccTTTGTCCTGATTACAAGAATCCTACCGAGAAATGTTTAGAAGATAACTTTTTGGATAATTCGCACCCCCAAAACGAAGTCGACCACAAAACGAAACGTTTTTACCCGAAAGATGGAAACAAAATTTACGAAATGACGTTCAAACTACCGCCACAACTATCATGTAAACACTGCCTATTAATTTGGAGATACATTTCCGGAAATAACTGGGGCGATTGCCCAAATGGAACATCTTCCATCGGTTGTGGACCTCAAGAAGAATTTAGAGCATGCGCGGATATCTCAGTTTCAGATAAATTCGAGATTACAACAAGAATTCCTTTCCAAACAACTCAAACTACTTTCATAAATACTTCATCTACAACAACACCAATTCAAGAAAACGTTTATTCCCCattaaattcgattttaattatattaattacttttttaatagtATGTTTGGGTatgtttatgatttatttttatttctatcaaGTCGGTAAAAGAATTAAAGATTGGATTGACAAGATACTTTGTATAAATGATCATCAAAACGAGAAAGATGCCAAAAATGACTCCAATTCAAAAGAATCCAACGAAATCGGGTCATTTCCGGTTGTACCACccagaaataaaaagaataaacccGTAGGAGACGTTGATATGGAAGAAATAGACTTAAATACCGTTCAAGTACTTTAA